The sequence below is a genomic window from Dictyostelium discoideum AX4 chromosome 5 chromosome, whole genome shotgun sequence.
attctGATTGTGTTGgttttgttaattttggttttgatgatttttgttttggttttggtgatttcaatttttcattcaattgattcattaacATTTTAATACTGTCAGTGGTTGATTCACTTTTTGGTACAGATTCAACTATACCATTTATAATACTTTCATCAcgtttttgtgttttttttattgttttactTCTGTGTAGTGATAATGGTTTCTTGGTTACATAATGATTGATTTtaacattatttattaaatttgaaaatattttaacatTATTACAATAGTTTATTTGATTACTTTTTTGTTGTAAATACCTAAACATAtcgtttttatattttattttattttttttattattatttatataaattacaacttttttttcctaacaaaaaatattttttaaaaaaaaaaaaaaaaacacttttttttcgttttttctttttttcgttataaaaattttttatttttttttttttgtcattttttttttattttttttattttggtttaaattaaactaaattaatttgtttttttttttttttttttttttggaaattgttttacttttttttttttttttttttttttggaaattattttacataaatatttatttttattttttaagatattttgATAACAAATCGAAAAtagttttttcaataaaatggCTCATTTCTGGAATATCTTGTGATATGCTATAACTAAGGAATGTTTGaactttaaatttgattactttttttatttttaaaaaatatctaattagtattgaaaaataaaaataaaaataaaaaataaatataaaaatatttaccaatTCTTTGAGATAGGGAATTTGAAGAATCATTCGAtgttattgaatttgattctAATAAATGAGAGGTCACTGgtgatttttcaattggaATTTTCATTGAAACTGATAATGTTGAAAAGGTTGGACTATCTGATACCCAAATGAAAATTGGAGAATCTTgtgatttgaaaatataaaacatAAAATAGATTCTTGTatcttcaaaattatcaatatgtTTTTCAATTCTAATATTTGGATCTATATTTTCTAAATCATCTGTAATTCTTAAACTTTccatctttttcttttttttcttttttctttttttttcttttccccctaaatgaaattcaattattattttgaaatttttttattttttttctattttattttaattaattttaacacATAATTTATGAttggcaaaaaaaaaaccaaacaaaaaaaaaaaaaaatattaaaattaaaatttatttttttttaatttttttaattttttttttggaaaaaaaaagtttttttttaaaaaacgtaaaaaaactttttttttatttttttttttatttattttttttcatagtcataaaaaacaaaaaaaagagaaaatgtCAGCTTTAGGTAGAAATCTTGGTAATTTTATTCaaactttttcaaataaaactaGTTCAATTAAAACTGTTAATGGTTTAAAACGTGGACTTTTACCATGTTGTGGTTCAACCGTTAGACCAATTGCCAAAGATAATCATCACCAATCACCAGTCTTAAATGTAAACAGATCATCAATTTCAGGTATTAGAACTGAATTATTCAATAGCAATGGTTTAATTACTCAATTCCAAGTTAGACAATATTGCAGTGAATCAAAATTACAAGTATCACCAACACCAAAAACTTTATTATCAGAAATTTGTCAAAGAGAAATCACTGATTTCAAAACCATCTTTGAAGATAACAATAACGAAGTCGATAGTTTTTTAGAGGAATTTGGTTTCGAATTAACCAAAGAAGGTGACCAAgcattattaaagaaaactTTTGCCGATGGTACCAACATTGTCATTCGTTTTGAAACCTTGGAACAACCAATCGAAGAAGATTTCGATGAACAAGACGAAAACGATCAAAATGAACGTGACGAAGATGATGCtgaagaacaagaagaagacGAAGtcgaagaagaggaagaagaacaacaagaagaagaagaaggtgaaaatgatgaagaattaaCTGAAGGAGCCGAAGAAGATTCCCACGAACACCCATTCGAAATTGAAGTCACACCAAAAGGTAACGCTTCCGGTAAACTCACTTTTGGTTGTTATGCTTCACACGACGGTAACTACACTGTCTCTGGTTTCTACAAAGGTGGTTTCGGTGAAACTGTAAACCCAGTCGATATTGGTGGAACTTCAATGGAATTCCAAGACAATATCTTATTAGTTTTACAACAATACGGTATCAATGAACGTTTATCTTTCTTCATCCACGATTATGTCCACAACAAGAAAATCAATGATTACGTTGAATCATTCGAAGCCTTAAAAGATTTTGTTtcaaaagaataaattaaattttaaataaaaaaaataaaaaaaaaaaaataaaaaaaaagataataaaaaaaaaaaaaaaaaaaaattttaaaataatattaaaaaaacccaatcaaataatttccatttttttattattattattattttttttataataaatatttatattgctttatttgaaattatttcaactttttactttatatacttattataaatttttttaattatttttttttttttccactttttttttttttttcttatttattttattttttttattttattttttattttctttattttttaaattatttgttattaatttttgatataTTTTGATATATTTGTTTCATTCTAATGTCAGGGAAAATTAATTGTAGAGATATAAACAATAaccaaaacaataaaaaaaataaaaatgaaaatgaatttaaattaatatataatagtattaatttattaatggaaaattttcaaaatcacaaagaagaaattaaaaaataccaatttcaaattcaaaaattgcaagatcaattattaaagagtaaataattttttaattattatttattcaattttattttttttaattattatctgtttattttatttttctttttttttttttttttttttcacttttttttttttttaatattaattaaataaaagagGATATTATAATTGAAGAGTTAAATCAAAAGTATAATGAAgttattcaaaaaaagtgGAAAACCGATTTTTATAGAGATCTattgatttgttttgaaGAGGAATTTATTAcattttcaaaagaaaagaaaagattaaattcaattattggtGAACTTACATCGAAATCAACCAATTCACAAAATAGTCAACCCATTGTTAAAACAATTCCAGTACCATTTAATAGTAAAAGATCACAACCAAAaacatttgaaataaaaaattcacaatcccaatcaaaaacaaaacaaccTATTTCCGGTAATATTAATGGTATTGGTAAAaccataaataataatcaacaacaacaacaacaacaacaacaacaacaacaacaacaacaacaacaacaacaacaacaacaacaacaacaacaaaaacaaaaacaacagcaacatcaacaacaatattttGATAAACAATTGGATATTGAAAAGGATATTGAAGAGTGCGAAGacaatggtgatgatgattttgaagaTTATGAAGAGGGATTATTGAACCAAATAGGATTGGACTCAATGTAAATacaataaagtttttttttttttttttttgaaattttaaatatacatttttttgattatctttatttaaatacaatgatgtacaatcttttttttttttttttcttttttttttttttttttttttttttgataatctattattattaatattattgagattttttttattattatgtcattattattgttattttattaggAAGATTGAGGTGCTGTagttttttgatttctttgttGATGAACTCTTGCTACTTTGTCATAAATCTCTTTGAATGTTTTCTCACCAAATTcctataatttttaaaaaaaaaaaaataaaaaaaaaaaaaataaattagttaGTGAAgttgaattttaaattttaaattaaaaattaaaccatATACTTGAATATggataaaaaatatatatatattgatattttacTTGAACGattggttgttgtaattgtccTTTAATGATGAAATCTTCAATTGAGCAATATTCAGCTGAACTTTGGATTGTTCTATCTCTTGATCCTAAAATAACATATCCACCACTAACATAAACAAAGATATAATTTTCACCACCTTTTTTGAGCTCCCAagccattttattttatatattttattttattttaatttttattttattttaatttctttttaatatccttttttattttatttttttcaatatccttttttatttttttctgattttacaataaataaatatcacctaattgaatttttttttttttttttttttttttttttttttctctttctcccctcttttttgaataataataaaaaaaaggtacctttaaattataaatattattttttttttttttttttttttttcctaattccttaaaaaaaagtttataatcTACCAATacatgaaaataattaaaaaaaaaaaaaaaaaattttttttaaaattaaaaaaaaaaaaaaaaaaaaaaaaaaaaaattttgattatttttattttttttattttttatttttatttttttttttaaagtaaacatttttttgattattttttgattatttttttttatttttttaattttttatttttatctttttttttaatttccttaaatcttttaattttttaatttttttttttaattttttttattttattttattattttttttttttttgtattaatGGTTTGATATATTTtgaagattaaaaaaaaaaaaaaaaatgaaaaaaaataaaattattgaaaatctatttttttcttttttttttttttttaagggttataattttaatattagttttttagATTGACCAAAAAACCTGGATAATTTATCCGTTTGTGTCAAACCtttttccaatttattttttttccgaATCTTtctagtttttttttttttttgaaacattCTTTATAATGGCCATCATAAAGAATGTTTTTAATggtcttttaaataaaacatttttttcaatttttttaaaaaaaaaaaaaaaaaaaaaactaacaaAGAAATAAGAAGATGGttcaagaaaataatattttaacaaattttattttcaattaactCACCaagtaaatatataataattaaaaaaaaaaaaaaaaaaaaactcctaatgattattttaaatattttttctatAAAAGTGATtgtgaaataaaaaatattatggtatacataaatttatttatttaaataattgtttctttttttttattatttatttttttaaaaagttattaaTTCAATCCATGGCCAGATTGTCCAGGAATAAAGTGACCAGTTTGACCAGAGTTTGAACCAGATCCTGAAGTACCAGAACCAGATGATGAATAACCAGTACCAGTTGAATCACGTGAACTTGAACTTGAGCTATCACGAGATGTAGATGAATGTGAACCATGTTGTCTTAATTCATTTTGAGTATTACAAAAACCCCAAGAATCCTTACATAAACCATTATTGTAAGAATCCCATCCATTGAAACCAAATTCAAGGTAAACCATTTCAGCACATTGAGTATTTAATTTGATATCGGCTAAATCAATCTCACTATTACAAATTGATTTACAAACTGTATTGCAATGctcttttttcaaattccAAAGACCAATTGAATCAGATTTTGGATTGATTGCTTCGTTATATGCAATACACATCATTTCATCAACAATGGTTTCGTCGAAATATTCTTTAACTAAACTTTGAATTTTATCACATGGTGAAAATACTAATGCGTTTGTTAAACTTAAACATAATGCTGATgcaattgtaattgttgaaattaaatttgaaacttTCATTTtgtcaaaatttattattattattgtttttattttattttttgtttttatttgattaattaaaaaaaaaaaaaaaacaatcttTAAATAGACCCAATTacatcatcaaaaaaaaaaaaataattaaaaataaaaatttaaaaaaaaataattaaaaaaatcttcaagatttttttaaaaaaatatccaattctatttttttgatttgaaacATCAATTcgagaaataaaaaaatatctgctattttaaaaataattttaaatttattcgAGAGCcactattaataattgtttttcctATTCGAGAggtaaatcaattattaaagtatttattaattttaaaaataaaactaaaattaaataaagttattttgaaatttctttttactttttattgcatatataaaaaaaatcccaAACctggaaataatttttttttttttttttttttttttttttattattaaactctttttttttttaaaataaattgattttttttctttttttttattaaactctttttttttttttttttttttttttttgcagaaaatttattattaaaaagaaataattcaataaaacaagtaaaaaagaaaaaaaaattatgatctattttttatttgtttgtgaGTGACttttggaaatttttttatttttgtggCGAAGTTGAtcgggaaaaaaaaaaaaaaaattaaaaaaaaaaataaaaataaaaaaaaaaaaaaatataccgAAGTTAGTGGCGTTTTACCAAAATccgttttaaaaaaaaaattaaataaaaataaaaataattaaaaaaaaaaaatttgtccTTCACCTCTTGGTTGCatattttttctattattatttttttttttttttttttttttttttagctcTACGGAGATTCACAGAGttaaaacatttttacaaaaataatttaatttcaccacCCACACAcacaatttaaatatttttttatttttttatttatttttttttttctcgcaattta
It includes:
- a CDS encoding mitochondrial glycoprotein family member, with translation MSALGRNLGNFIQTFSNKTSSIKTVNGLKRGLLPCCGSTVRPIAKDNHHQSPVLNVNRSSISGIRTELFNSNGLITQFQVRQYCSESKLQVSPTPKTLLSEICQREITDFKTIFEDNNNEVDSFLEEFGFELTKEGDQALLKKTFADGTNIVIRFETLEQPIEEDFDEQDENDQNERDEDDAEEQEEDEVEEEEEEQQEEEEGENDEELTEGAEEDSHEHPFEIEVTPKGNASGKLTFGCYASHDGNYTVSGFYKGGFGETVNPVDIGGTSMEFQDNILLVLQQYGINERLSFFIHDYVHNKKINDYVESFEALKDFVSKE
- the psmG4 gene encoding proteasome assembly chaperone 4, whose product is MESLRITDDLENIDPNIRIEKHIDNFEDTRIYFMFYIFKSQDSPIFIWVSDSPTFSTLSVSMKIPIEKSPVTSHLLESNSITSNDSSNSLSQRIVIKFKVQTFLSYSISQDIPEMSHFIEKTIFDLLSKYLKK
- a CDS encoding lysozyme C family protein, which translates into the protein MKVSNLISTITIASALCLSLTNALVFSPCDKIQSLVKEYFDETIVDEMMCIAYNEAINPKSDSIGLWNLKKEHCNTVCKSICNSEIDLADIKLNTQCAEMVYLEFGFNGWDSYNNGLCKDSWGFCNTQNELRQHGSHSSTSRDSSSSSSRDSTGTGYSSSGSGTSGSGSNSGQTGHFIPGQSGHGLN